The following are encoded together in the Natronincola ferrireducens genome:
- a CDS encoding NfeD family protein, with translation MKKRWDIFLILIFIFVILPFQTFGAGDINNVYIVPIEGEIGPAVYQYVRDNIHMAETDPNAVAIIFEIDTYGGRIDSAEKISKLIMASRLPTIAFVNTKAESAGVLLTISADAIAMAPGGTIGSAEPIPNTEKTLSMWTSLLRAAAEEKGRDPELVASTADKAIEIPDVIEKDRLLNLTTREAKALGLADVVADDYATILQATEIDYTNIISTPVPNRVRVAQTMTSAYIAPILLTLGFAGLVFEIFTAGFGVGGTVSFVAFSLYFGGAILAGNAGWAVLMVFLVGMALLLIEAFAPGFGIPGLGGIICIVVSIIMASNSVATAIISLFISFVLTIVALILILKYAPRSKHFDRIILGTKMKKEEGYSAAGKYHQYIGQQGEVITFLRPAGTIDVNGEVLDVVSEGAFIEVGSKVRVAKVEGRRIIVKKID, from the coding sequence ATGAAAAAAAGGTGGGATATTTTTTTAATTTTGATATTTATATTTGTCATTCTACCATTTCAAACCTTTGGAGCGGGGGATATAAACAATGTATATATCGTTCCAATAGAGGGGGAAATTGGTCCTGCTGTATATCAATATGTAAGGGATAATATTCATATGGCAGAGACAGATCCAAATGCTGTAGCCATAATTTTTGAAATAGATACCTATGGTGGCCGGATAGACTCAGCAGAAAAAATAAGCAAACTCATTATGGCGTCAAGACTACCAACTATTGCCTTTGTAAATACAAAGGCAGAGTCGGCGGGAGTACTATTAACCATATCTGCAGATGCTATTGCTATGGCCCCAGGAGGCACAATAGGCTCAGCAGAGCCTATTCCAAATACAGAAAAGACCTTATCTATGTGGACTAGTTTATTGAGGGCAGCAGCAGAGGAAAAGGGTAGGGACCCTGAACTAGTAGCGTCTACTGCTGATAAAGCTATCGAAATACCAGATGTTATTGAAAAGGATAGACTTTTAAATCTGACAACCCGTGAAGCTAAAGCTCTAGGTTTAGCTGATGTTGTGGCAGATGATTATGCCACTATATTACAGGCAACTGAAATTGATTATACCAACATCATTTCCACCCCTGTTCCCAACAGGGTAAGGGTGGCTCAGACTATGACCAGTGCATATATAGCCCCAATCCTATTAACCTTAGGATTTGCAGGTCTAGTATTTGAAATTTTCACTGCAGGCTTTGGCGTAGGGGGTACAGTTAGCTTTGTAGCCTTTAGCCTATACTTCGGAGGAGCTATTTTAGCTGGAAATGCTGGATGGGCGGTATTGATGGTGTTTTTAGTGGGGATGGCCCTATTATTAATAGAGGCATTTGCTCCCGGCTTCGGCATCCCTGGACTTGGAGGAATCATTTGTATCGTTGTCAGTATTATAATGGCCTCCAACAGCGTAGCTACAGCTATAATTTCTTTGTTTATTTCTTTTGTTCTAACAATAGTGGCTTTGATACTAATATTAAAGTATGCTCCTAGGAGTAAGCATTTTGATCGCATTATTCTGGGGACAAAAATGAAAAAAGAAGAAGGCTATAGTGCCGCTGGGAAGTACCATCAATATATTGGGCAACAAGGAGAAGTAATAACTTTTCTAAGACCAGCAGGAACTATTGATGTTAATGGTGAAGTATTAGATGTGGTTTCAGAAGGGGCTTTTATTGAAGTAGGCAGTAAAGTAAGGGTGGCAAAAGTAGAAGGAAGAAGAATTATTGTCAAAAAAATTGATTAG
- the rpsU gene encoding 30S ribosomal protein S21: MSEIKIRENESLDNALRRFKRQCAKSGVLSEVRKREHYEKPSVKRKKKAEAARRKNNKRF; encoded by the coding sequence ATGTCAGAAATAAAAATTAGAGAAAATGAATCATTAGACAATGCACTTCGTAGATTCAAAAGACAATGTGCAAAGTCTGGTGTATTATCTGAAGTAAGAAAAAGAGAGCATTATGAGAAACCAAGTGTAAAGCGTAAGAAAAAAGCTGAAGCTGCACGTAGAAAAAACAATAAAAGATTCTAA
- the floA gene encoding flotillin-like protein FloA (flotillin-like protein involved in membrane lipid rafts) has product MQGLIPLLILIAIGFILLSIVLSFVPVGLWITAHFSGVRIGIFTLIGMRFRRVLPIRIVNPMIKATKAGLDLSIDKLEAHYLAGGDVNNVADALIAAQRADINLEFERAAAIDLAGRDVLQAVQVSVNPKVIETPKIAAVAKDGIEVMAKARVTVRANIERLVGGAGEETIIARVGEGIVTTVGSAATHKDVLENPDLISRTVLNKGLDAGTAYEILSIDIADIDIGRNIGAHLQTDQAEADKRIAQAKAEERRAMAVAKEQEMKAAVEEMRAKVVEAEAEVPRAMATALREGKMGVMDYYNMKNILADTNMREAISNVNKSSDDDKEKKDTKK; this is encoded by the coding sequence ATGCAAGGATTGATTCCATTATTAATTTTAATAGCAATTGGATTTATATTGCTATCTATTGTACTAAGTTTTGTTCCAGTAGGTCTGTGGATTACAGCTCATTTTTCAGGAGTAAGAATAGGGATTTTTACATTAATCGGTATGCGTTTTAGGAGGGTACTACCTATACGTATTGTAAATCCTATGATTAAGGCAACGAAAGCAGGTTTGGATTTAAGTATTGATAAGTTAGAGGCCCATTATCTTGCGGGAGGGGACGTTAACAACGTGGCTGATGCATTGATAGCTGCACAAAGGGCAGATATCAACCTTGAGTTTGAAAGGGCAGCAGCTATAGATTTAGCTGGTAGAGATGTACTTCAAGCTGTTCAAGTAAGTGTTAATCCTAAGGTTATTGAAACTCCCAAAATTGCTGCAGTGGCTAAAGATGGTATAGAAGTTATGGCCAAGGCTAGGGTTACTGTTAGAGCCAATATTGAAAGACTTGTTGGTGGTGCTGGGGAAGAAACTATTATTGCCAGAGTAGGTGAAGGTATTGTAACAACCGTTGGTTCTGCAGCTACCCATAAGGATGTTTTAGAAAATCCTGATTTAATTTCCAGAACCGTTCTAAACAAAGGTTTGGACGCAGGAACCGCCTATGAAATTCTATCAATTGATATTGCAGATATAGATATCGGAAGAAATATTGGAGCCCATTTACAAACTGATCAAGCTGAGGCTGATAAACGAATTGCTCAAGCTAAGGCAGAGGAAAGAAGAGCTATGGCGGTAGCAAAGGAGCAGGAAATGAAGGCAGCTGTTGAGGAAATGAGGGCTAAGGTTGTAGAAGCAGAAGCAGAAGTACCACGAGCTATGGCCACAGCCCTAAGAGAAGGAAAAATGGGGGTAATGGACTATTACAACATGAAAAATATCTTAGCTGATACCAACATGAGGGAAGCTATATCCAATGTAAATAAATCAAGCGACGATGATAAAGAAAAGAAAGATACTAAAAAATAG
- the mtaB gene encoding tRNA (N(6)-L-threonylcarbamoyladenosine(37)-C(2))-methylthiotransferase MtaB, translated as MKKVAFHTLGCKVNQYETQAMKELFEGEDYTTVADTEIADVYVINTCTVTSISDKKSRQFIRRVKRNNPDAIIAVVGCYAQTAPDEVLEVEGVNIVIGTNDRNKIVELVENCNHNEKINMVDDIMKVKEFEEMSIGEIKEKTRAFLKIQEGCNQYCSYCIIPYARGPIRSRKKPEIINEIKNLVDSGFKEIVLTGIHVASYGKDLKEKNALIAVLKEVNAITGLERIRLSSLEPTLFTEDFLQEISRLPKICQHFHLSLQSGCDKILNKMNRKYTTGEYREIVKKIRSVYPKVALTTDIIVGFPGETEEDFQTTYSFVKEIGFSSIHVFKYSARKGTPAATYENQVNGSIKHKRSEVLIELGNQLEKNYYQQFVGTTKTVLFEASSKDRSEHMEGYTDNYLRVLAKGDQQLEGEVKKVYLKTFEGQFIIGEII; from the coding sequence GTGAAAAAAGTAGCTTTTCATACTTTGGGTTGCAAAGTAAATCAATATGAAACCCAGGCCATGAAAGAGTTGTTTGAAGGGGAAGACTATACTACTGTAGCAGATACGGAAATTGCAGATGTATATGTTATCAATACATGTACTGTAACCAGTATTAGTGATAAAAAATCAAGACAATTCATCCGTAGAGTAAAGCGGAACAATCCGGATGCAATTATTGCTGTAGTAGGTTGTTATGCTCAAACAGCTCCCGATGAAGTTTTAGAAGTAGAAGGAGTTAATATTGTCATAGGCACCAATGATAGAAACAAAATCGTTGAATTGGTGGAGAACTGTAATCATAATGAAAAAATCAATATGGTTGATGACATTATGAAGGTAAAAGAATTCGAAGAAATGTCTATTGGAGAAATCAAAGAAAAAACAAGAGCTTTTTTGAAAATTCAAGAGGGCTGTAATCAATATTGCTCCTACTGTATTATACCCTATGCTAGAGGTCCTATAAGAAGTAGAAAAAAACCTGAAATTATTAATGAAATTAAAAATCTTGTAGACAGTGGCTTTAAAGAGATTGTTTTAACAGGAATTCATGTGGCCTCCTATGGAAAGGACTTAAAGGAAAAAAATGCTCTTATTGCTGTTTTAAAAGAGGTTAATGCTATTACAGGATTGGAAAGAATTCGCTTAAGCTCTTTGGAGCCTACTCTTTTTACTGAAGATTTTCTTCAGGAGATTTCTCGTTTACCTAAGATATGCCAACACTTTCATCTATCTCTTCAAAGTGGTTGTGACAAAATTTTAAACAAGATGAATAGAAAATATACAACTGGAGAATATAGAGAAATTGTTAAGAAAATTAGAAGTGTATATCCTAAGGTTGCATTAACTACTGATATTATTGTTGGATTCCCAGGGGAAACAGAGGAGGATTTTCAAACAACCTATAGCTTTGTGAAGGAAATAGGCTTTAGTAGTATTCATGTGTTTAAATATTCTGCTAGAAAAGGCACTCCAGCTGCCACCTATGAAAATCAAGTAAATGGTAGTATAAAGCATAAAAGAAGTGAAGTCCTTATTGAATTGGGAAACCAATTGGAAAAAAACTATTATCAACAATTTGTTGGCACCACTAAAACTGTATTATTTGAGGCTTCGTCCAAGGATAGGTCAGAACATATGGAGGGTTACACGGATAATTACTTACGGGTTCTAGCTAAAGGAGATCAACAGCTTGAGGGAGAAGTGAAGAAAGTTTACTTAAAAACCTTTGAAGGACAATTTATTATTGGAGAAATCATATAA
- the dnaJ gene encoding molecular chaperone DnaJ has product MSKRDYYEVLGVDKNASAEDIKRAYRKLAMKYHPDRNPGDKTAEDKFKELNEAYEILSTPEKKQRYDQFGHAGVNGQGGGGFGGFGGGGFEDIFGDIFDMFGGGGFSSRRNRGPQKGADIKYELSITFEEAVFGTEKTVEFYKYENCQTCNGSGAKPGTSKKTCSHCKGTGEVRFVQRTPLGQIVNVKACDHCHGEGQIIEAPCTTCNGKGKERKRKKIKVRIPAGVDNGSIIPLRGEGEPGIKGGPYGDLYVVLRVLPHRIFERDGYDIICEMPITFVQAVLGEELEVPTLEGKVKYKIPEGTQSGTIFRLKNKGVQNPKGYGKGDQYVKVVVEIPRNLTDNQKEMLKQFAAEGGEEIHEKRKSFFDKVKDVFGV; this is encoded by the coding sequence GTGAGTAAAAGAGATTATTATGAAGTATTAGGTGTAGATAAAAATGCTAGTGCTGAAGATATAAAACGAGCTTACCGAAAATTGGCGATGAAATACCATCCTGATAGAAATCCAGGGGATAAAACGGCTGAAGATAAGTTTAAAGAGCTTAATGAGGCCTATGAAATATTAAGTACTCCAGAGAAAAAACAACGTTATGATCAATTCGGCCATGCCGGAGTCAACGGTCAAGGTGGCGGAGGCTTTGGCGGTTTTGGGGGCGGAGGCTTTGAAGACATCTTTGGTGATATCTTTGATATGTTTGGGGGAGGAGGTTTTTCTTCCAGACGTAATAGAGGACCTCAAAAAGGTGCCGATATTAAATATGAATTAAGTATTACCTTTGAGGAAGCGGTTTTTGGTACAGAAAAAACTGTAGAGTTTTACAAATATGAAAACTGTCAAACCTGTAATGGTAGCGGTGCAAAACCTGGCACTTCTAAAAAGACATGCTCCCATTGTAAAGGAACAGGAGAAGTGCGATTTGTTCAACGAACACCACTGGGTCAAATCGTTAATGTAAAGGCCTGTGACCACTGTCATGGAGAGGGGCAGATTATTGAAGCCCCATGCACCACCTGTAATGGTAAAGGAAAAGAAAGAAAGCGCAAGAAGATCAAGGTTAGAATTCCAGCCGGCGTGGATAATGGTTCTATTATTCCGTTACGGGGAGAGGGAGAACCTGGCATCAAGGGTGGACCCTATGGAGATTTATATGTTGTATTAAGGGTATTACCCCATAGAATTTTTGAAAGAGATGGTTACGACATTATATGTGAAATGCCTATTACCTTTGTCCAAGCAGTATTAGGAGAAGAACTAGAGGTTCCAACATTAGAAGGAAAGGTAAAATACAAAATTCCTGAAGGAACCCAAAGTGGAACAATATTCCGTTTGAAAAATAAAGGGGTACAAAACCCAAAAGGATATGGAAAAGGCGATCAATACGTGAAGGTTGTTGTAGAGATTCCTAGGAATTTAACAGACAATCAAAAAGAAATGCTGAAGCAGTTTGCTGCCGAAGGTGGAGAAGAAATACATGAAAAAAGAAAATCTTTTTTTGATAAAGTAAAAGACGTATTTGGTGTATAA
- the prmA gene encoding 50S ribosomal protein L11 methyltransferase encodes MEWIEISIKTTTEAVEAVSNILYDAGVAGLVIEDPKDFIFMDNDENSWDYVDESIFANLYEGAIVKGYLPQAPDLVDKIELIRQAVDVLPEYGLDVGLGEVTTLEVREEDWSHSWKKYYKPTQIGKNIIIKPTWEKYDKSSGEMVIEMDPGMAFGTGTHETTMMCVMELENHVKNYSTVFDIGCGSGILAITAAKLGAEKVIAVDIDEVAIEATNNNVKLNHIADKIDIRKGNLMEVVTEKADVIVANIIAEVIMILSKDIKKFLKTNGTFIASGIILDKIDVVKENLLSIGLDIIKIETMGEWAVVVSKLKDESHE; translated from the coding sequence ATGGAATGGATTGAAATATCAATAAAAACCACAACAGAGGCAGTGGAGGCGGTATCCAACATCCTCTATGATGCTGGTGTAGCTGGATTGGTTATTGAAGATCCTAAGGATTTTATTTTTATGGATAATGACGAAAATTCATGGGATTATGTAGATGAATCTATATTTGCTAATCTTTATGAAGGTGCTATTGTAAAGGGGTATTTACCCCAGGCACCTGATTTAGTAGATAAAATAGAGCTTATTCGTCAAGCAGTGGATGTTTTACCAGAATATGGTTTAGATGTTGGACTAGGAGAAGTCACCACCCTAGAAGTTCGAGAAGAGGATTGGAGTCATTCTTGGAAGAAGTACTATAAGCCCACCCAAATAGGTAAAAACATCATTATCAAACCAACCTGGGAAAAATATGACAAAAGTAGTGGAGAAATGGTTATAGAAATGGACCCTGGCATGGCTTTTGGAACTGGCACCCATGAAACCACCATGATGTGTGTAATGGAGCTGGAAAACCATGTAAAAAATTATTCTACTGTTTTTGATATAGGATGTGGAAGCGGAATTTTAGCTATTACAGCGGCTAAGCTAGGGGCTGAAAAAGTAATTGCTGTAGATATCGATGAAGTAGCTATAGAAGCTACAAACAACAATGTCAAGCTTAATCATATAGCAGATAAAATAGATATTCGTAAAGGAAACCTTATGGAGGTTGTCACTGAAAAGGCTGATGTTATTGTAGCTAATATCATTGCTGAAGTCATCATGATTTTAAGTAAGGATATTAAAAAATTCCTTAAAACCAACGGTACGTTTATAGCCTCTGGTATCATACTGGACAAAATCGATGTTGTAAAAGAAAATTTACTATCCATTGGATTAGACATTATTAAAATAGAAACTATGGGGGAATGGGCAGTGGTGGTTTCAAAATTAAAGGACGAAAGCCATGAATAG
- the yqfC gene encoding sporulation protein YqfC: MKKNQEVKKSLAEILELPKDIILDIPKITMIGNLQIYIENHKGIIEYTSNRIRINSKSGVLRILGRNLLLKNIVQEEIIIVGDIQQVEFTD, encoded by the coding sequence ATGAAAAAAAATCAAGAAGTTAAAAAAAGCTTAGCTGAAATTCTAGAGCTGCCAAAGGATATTATTTTAGACATACCCAAAATTACTATGATTGGCAATCTTCAAATATATATTGAAAACCATAAGGGAATTATTGAGTATACCAGCAATCGAATCCGAATTAATAGTAAGAGTGGTGTATTGCGAATCTTAGGGAGAAACTTACTTTTAAAAAATATTGTTCAAGAAGAAATCATTATAGTAGGGGATATCCAACAGGTGGAATTTACAGATTAG
- a CDS encoding 16S rRNA (uracil(1498)-N(3))-methyltransferase, with the protein MNRFFVSSADINRCEKKAVVTGEDVKHMSKVLRLTVGDTVELCDGEKYQYRAEIKSMDKNQVLLSIIEEEQLVTEPSIDVILYQGIPKATKMELIIQKTTELGIKEIIPVITNRTIVHFKDNKDKEKKVERWQKIAEEAAKQSKRGMIPSIHSPISFKEALEHSRQNHINIIAYEKESKQSIKNLLKSYGEKKIGRIGLWIGPEGGYEEEEIELALMEDIQAITLGPRILRTETAGLTVLSILMYDLGDLGG; encoded by the coding sequence ATGAATAGGTTTTTTGTATCCTCTGCTGACATTAATAGATGCGAAAAAAAGGCCGTTGTTACTGGCGAAGATGTAAAGCATATGTCGAAGGTGCTAAGGCTGACGGTAGGAGATACGGTGGAGCTTTGTGATGGGGAAAAATATCAGTATAGGGCTGAAATAAAAAGTATGGATAAAAACCAAGTGCTTCTTTCAATTATAGAAGAGGAACAACTAGTTACTGAACCATCCATTGATGTCATTCTTTATCAAGGTATACCAAAGGCCACTAAGATGGAGTTAATCATACAAAAAACTACTGAGCTGGGAATTAAAGAAATTATTCCTGTTATCACCAACAGAACAATCGTTCATTTTAAAGATAATAAGGATAAGGAAAAAAAGGTAGAACGATGGCAAAAAATTGCTGAAGAAGCTGCTAAACAAAGTAAACGTGGTATGATCCCCTCAATTCATTCACCCATTTCCTTCAAGGAAGCCCTAGAACACAGTAGACAAAATCACATAAATATTATAGCCTATGAAAAAGAAAGCAAACAAAGTATAAAAAACCTATTGAAGTCCTATGGGGAAAAGAAGATAGGACGGATTGGTTTATGGATTGGTCCTGAAGGTGGTTATGAGGAAGAAGAAATTGAGTTAGCTTTGATGGAAGACATACAAGCTATTACCTTAGGACCTAGAATATTAAGAACAGAAACTGCAGGGTTGACGGTATTAAGTATACTTATGTATGACTTAGGAGATTTAGGAGGTTAA
- a CDS encoding endonuclease/exonuclease/phosphatase family protein has protein sequence MGGHKKFWVIIMLVVFFMLGFTFKISSSANGEIQAIKYIDQGSTSHIQIITHKNIKKLTIEALNQEGEMSHFFTLEDYVMKRNPEITQNIFYITNRVGGLEDIHELFVTNGGNIKIPIELEEVQEVSVSEVVKYTFGEGSVNPLKIMSYNIHHGKNLYGRYSLDEIAEVIKNSGADIVGLQEIDNGVIRSRFEDQIKYLSEKLSMEYVYGYNINILGGTYGNGILSKYPIESYENLLLPSGREQRGLLRATIKVNNHSIHFLSTHLGLNQGERKNQINAIDKYLDILSSNIILVGDFNARPHSREIQHMSKRLVDAAHKAAKGDEPTFDLPVLSGRIDYIFVDQKFPIQRYQVIKSRASDHYPITAIIKLE, from the coding sequence ATGGGAGGACATAAAAAATTTTGGGTTATTATTATGTTAGTAGTATTTTTTATGCTAGGGTTTACCTTTAAAATTAGCTCGTCAGCAAATGGAGAGATTCAAGCTATTAAATATATAGATCAAGGAAGTACATCCCATATACAAATCATTACCCATAAAAACATAAAAAAGCTTACAATAGAAGCCTTAAACCAAGAGGGAGAAATGAGCCACTTTTTTACCCTTGAAGATTATGTAATGAAAAGAAATCCAGAAATAACACAGAATATTTTTTATATCACCAATAGAGTGGGAGGTTTAGAAGATATTCATGAATTGTTTGTTACTAATGGTGGAAACATAAAAATACCAATAGAACTGGAAGAGGTACAAGAAGTATCTGTTTCAGAAGTTGTAAAATATACATTTGGTGAAGGTAGTGTAAATCCCTTGAAAATTATGTCCTATAACATACATCATGGTAAAAACCTATACGGTAGATACTCATTAGATGAAATTGCTGAGGTTATTAAAAACAGTGGAGCAGATATAGTTGGCCTACAGGAGATAGATAATGGTGTAATTCGCTCTAGATTTGAAGACCAAATCAAATATTTAAGTGAAAAGCTTTCTATGGAATATGTTTATGGTTATAATATCAATATTTTAGGAGGCACATATGGAAATGGTATCTTAAGCAAGTACCCTATAGAAAGTTATGAAAATCTACTTTTACCCAGTGGTCGAGAACAGAGGGGGCTTCTTAGAGCCACTATTAAGGTTAATAATCATTCCATCCACTTTTTATCAACTCATTTAGGATTAAATCAAGGTGAACGAAAAAATCAAATTAACGCTATTGATAAATATTTAGATATCCTCTCCTCAAATATAATATTAGTGGGGGATTTCAATGCTCGACCCCACAGCAGAGAGATACAGCATATGAGTAAAAGGCTGGTGGATGCAGCCCATAAAGCTGCTAAAGGAGATGAACCTACCTTTGATCTCCCTGTTTTATCTGGACGAATTGACTATATCTTTGTTGATCAAAAGTTTCCTATACAAAGATACCAGGTAATAAAAAGCAGGGCCTCTGACCATTACCCTATAACAGCAATCATTAAACTGGAATAA
- a CDS encoding histidine triad nucleotide-binding protein produces the protein MSECIFCKIAKGEIPATILYKDDKVVAFKDINPEAPNHLLVIPKKHIQSIAHASVEDTEEIIPQIFKTIQQLAEELGLKEKGFRIVNNCGNQGGQTVDHLHFHLLGGRQMTWPPG, from the coding sequence ATGTCGGAGTGTATCTTTTGTAAAATTGCAAAAGGAGAAATACCAGCTACAATTTTATATAAAGATGATAAAGTTGTGGCTTTTAAAGATATTAATCCCGAAGCCCCTAATCACCTGCTGGTAATTCCTAAAAAGCACATACAATCTATAGCCCATGCTTCTGTGGAGGACACAGAAGAAATAATTCCCCAGATTTTTAAAACTATACAGCAGTTAGCTGAGGAATTAGGTCTGAAAGAAAAAGGATTTAGAATAGTAAATAACTGTGGGAACCAAGGAGGTCAAACAGTGGATCATCTTCACTTTCATCTACTAGGTGGAAGACAGATGACATGGCCACCGGGTTAA
- a CDS encoding GatB/YqeY domain-containing protein, which produces MSLKQRLTNDLKQAMKDKDQLRKNVITLIRSDIKQIEVDKRIELEDQDVIEIISRQLKQRKDALDEFQKGGREDLVAQAQQEAEILLQYLPEQLSEEEVIDIVKSVIVEIGANSMQDMGKVMAAVMPKVKGRADGKIVNQAVKKLL; this is translated from the coding sequence ATGTCCCTCAAACAAAGATTAACAAATGATCTTAAACAAGCCATGAAGGACAAGGATCAGCTTCGAAAGAATGTTATTACTTTAATTCGATCTGACATTAAACAAATAGAAGTAGATAAAAGAATAGAACTTGAGGATCAGGATGTCATTGAGATTATTTCTAGACAATTAAAACAGAGAAAAGATGCATTGGATGAATTTCAAAAAGGTGGTAGAGAGGATCTTGTGGCACAAGCCCAACAAGAAGCTGAAATACTACTGCAGTATCTACCTGAACAATTGTCAGAGGAAGAAGTAATAGATATTGTAAAGAGTGTTATTGTCGAAATAGGTGCTAACTCTATGCAGGATATGGGGAAAGTCATGGCTGCTGTCATGCCTAAAGTAAAAGGTAGGGCTGATGGCAAGATAGTTAATCAAGCTGTAAAAAAACTATTATAA